Within the Microcebus murinus isolate Inina chromosome 16, M.murinus_Inina_mat1.0, whole genome shotgun sequence genome, the region ACCGTGCCCCTGTGTGGGGTCCACGGCCCCCACTGAGGCCTGCCCGCCACCGCCCGCCTGGGCAGCCATGAATGTAgcgccccaggccccaccccagcccgccGTGCCACAAGGCGGGGGAGGCCCTGGGCAGGATACGCAATGCTATTtattggggaaggggggtggggggacacttAATTTATTCCTTTGTACCCCAGGGGGTGGAGCCCTGTGCCCGCCCTGCACTGGGGGAAGGGTGGGCAGGGATACTCAGGGACAGGGCATGTGGGGGATTTGGCACAAAATGCAGCATTAAAGGTAACCCCTGCCCCCTACTCAGTTTCGCTCCGTGTCTTCCCTGGCCCAGGCCCTCGTGCTGGACCATCCCCAGGGGACACTTCCCACCCCACgcaccctccctgggcctccctgggttTCTAAGATCCCCTCCCTGGTCCCCACAAGAATGCCACACAGAGGTCATGGTCACCAGTGACAAGTGTTTTACCAGCGAACACACGAGTGAGGGGAAGGTACATGTGCGGGAGGGAGTGGGGGAGCCACGTCCCCCAGGCTGGCCTCAGCCAACCACGTCCCGGGCCCCGGCCCCGCTGTCTTCCCGCTGGAGGCTGCAGCGGCTCATCTTCAGCTGAGTCAGCTGGATGTAGCGGAGGACATTGGTGTCTgcaggggaggtgggcagggcatTATCTGGGTGTCCTGAGGCGGCAGGTGACATCTGCACCACCTCAGCACACACCCGTCCCCCAGCCTCCAGTGGGTGCCCTCACAGCCAGCACTGCCACGGCCTCCCCACAAGCCCAGCCACAGGCAGCGGGGCACAGACACTGCGCACCTCCGAGCTTCTGTCTGCTACGCCCTCTGCCAGGAACGCCCCTTCACAGAGGCCCTGTCGCACTTCTGCGCATTCGCCAGTGTCGTCTGTGAGCTGTCTGTTCTCCAAACCACTCGCCGGGAAAGCTAATCTTGCCCCCTTGCTCGTAACCCCGAGTCATGCACCTGCTGTgatccctcttccctcctccgtagttctgtttgtttgtttgttttttgtttgtgacagtctcactctgtcctcctggctagagtgcagtggcgtcattatagctcactgcagcctcaaattcttgggctcaagcgatcctcctgcctcagcctccagagtagctgggactgcagacaccaccacaccccactaatcttttgtatttcagtagagacggggtctcgctcttgctcaggctggtctccaactcctgacctccaaggatcctcccacctcgacctccctgagtgctaggattacaggtgtgagccaccacgcccagtcctCATTAGCGCTTAACGCAAAACTGGTGTGTCTCCCTGCCTGCGTGCGCACGCGCGCACACCCTACCTGTGATCTCCCAGAGGACAAGGAACAGTCTCCGGGGCTGCTAACCACACACCCCGCTAAATTCCTGGCATTGCCCAACctgggtggatgagtgggtgaTGGAAAAGGTGAATGAATCAGTGAGTGTGTGAATAGGCTGGTTAGTGAGTGGAGGGATGAGTGTGTATTGGGGGAGGGATAATGGAGATGACAGTGGGTGCGTGCACAGGGAGGTGGCTGAGCAGGTGAATGGGAGGCGTCAGGATGGATCAATTGCAGTAGAAGAGAAGTGGGTGGGTAAACGTCAGCGGGCGGACGGATGAATGGATGTTTCGGTGGCCGGTGAAGGGGTGGCTGAATGGatggtgggcgagtggacaaatgGGTGTGTAAGGAGCAGGTGGATGGAGAGGCGGGGGACGTCGGTGAACGCACAGCCCTCCCTCCAGGCAGCTCTGCCGGAGGTGCACTCTACTGCTCTGCTCTGATCCTCCTGCCCTCGTTCCCTCCGCTCtagccccctccccggccccgccccgcccctcacctgTGGGCTCCCGGCTGCGGGCCTCCTGCAGGTAGCGCAGCGCACGCGCATAGTCGCCCAGGTGGTAGAAGGCAATGCCAGCGCGGTAGGTGGCCTTGAAGTTGCCCTGCTGCTTCTCCAGCACCTTGAGGCAGTACTCGCGCACGCGTTCATAGTTCACCAGCTCCGACTGCAGCAGGCAAGCTGCGGGGGCGCCGGGGGACGACACTGTCACAGCCAGCCGGCCCTCCCAGAGCCCACCTGGCCTGGAGGCGCCCGGCCCCCGGGCTGCAGGGAACCCGGCCTGAGGGATTGCTcaggccaccagggggcgccaaTCCGGTGGCCCATCAAGGTAGACCCAATCTGCGCCGCCGCTAGAGGGCGCAAAAGGCACAGACAAGAGCTCTTGGGCGATTAGACGAGAATATTAAGGGAACTCGCAGAGGCGAGGGACGGGGCCTCGAGTGGCCCCTTTAGGGTGGACCTTTCTCCCCTTAGGTTTGCGTGTGGCAGGGGGTGGAAAGAATGACTCGGGGGAGGTGGGGCCCTGGAGACCCAGCCCAAAGCCATTTCCCGCatcccagctccctcctgccAGAGCCCCCTGTGACTGCCCTACCCCCACCCTTACCTGATCAAGTCCTGAGGTCTCCCTCCACAGGCCACAGCCCTGGACCCCCCAGCCTCCAGACTCCGCACCCCTCCGCGTCCCCAAGGCTCGTCGtcgcccctccccgcccgccccacACACATGCCCTCTGCGCCCCCGACGGCTGCATACCCGTGAGCGAGTCGTAACACTCCACCTCCGTGCTCTCCACCAGGCGCCGCTGCTCCTCGCTGAGGCGCGCCGGCCCGGGGCTGCTGGGgggcccgggggcgggggcgggcaggCCGCCAGGGCGGGCCCCCTGCGCCGCCTTCAGCTGCAGCAGCGCGCGGTGGTACTTGCCGATGGCTTCCCGGAACTTCTTCTCCCGGTAGCAGCGCTGGCCCTCCGCCTTGAACGCCACGGCAGCCCGCAGGCTGCTGTCGAGCGCCGCGCCCAGGCCCCCCGACGGCTCTGGCGCCGGCCCCGGGCGAGCGGAGCCATGGCGGGGGCTCGGGCCCGGGCCCGGCGGGGAGAGGGCGGGAGGCGGGCGCGGCGGAGGCTCCGGGGCAGCGCTGAGCATCAGCACCGGGGACAGCGCGCCGCGCTGCATTGTGGGAAActcctgccgccgccgccgcagctaCCGCATCGCCCCCCGCGGGGCCGGTCCCCACCCTTTCTCCGCCCCCGCACCTCCGGCAGCCGACTCCGCTGCCCCCTATGGGTCTAGAGAAACCCCTCAAGACTTTCCCCGCGCTCCCCTTCAAATGAGCCCAAGTGCCCCTTCTTCAGTCGGCTTCTCTCCTGCCCGTTCCGttcaccctcccctccctcctgcctgctctcTTCCCCAAACCCAGAGCTCCCAAGGATTTCTAGAAGGAAAGGATGAGCccgggggaaaaaaaagcaggaagATGCCAACCTCGCAGCAAGTTGGCTTTCAGCCCACTAGCCAGTTGGCGTATTGGGTAAGAACACGGATCTAGACTCAAGCTGCCCAGATTCAAATCCCTGCTTATTTTCTCACTAGTTGTGTGACTTGACCAGCTCACTTATATCACCAAGAACTCTGTCTCCTCATCGCTAACGGGGAACGATAATATCAACGTTGggattcatttgtttatttatgcaaTAGATATTCACTGATGTCTTTTCTGTGCATCTCTGTGCTGGGTGATGCTGGGACATGAGCTGGGTGACGAGAGCCCTTCAGACCCTACCCGCACTGGGTCCCTGGTCCAGACAGTGACAGCCCTGAGTGGGCTAGCCTGGGGAGCTCGGGCAGAAGGGACAGGACTGGGATGGGCCAGGGACGTGCAAAGGGGTCGGCCAGGATGAGGGGGTACAACAGGCTGTGAGGGCCCAGAGAAGGTGCCTGTCCTGGGCTGAAGCGACAAAGCCTCCTGGAGCAGATACCCTCTATGAACCAGAGAGATCTGCTTCTTGCCCTCATCCAACTCACCATCTAGAGGGAAACCCAGCAAGAAGGCAGACAGGTCCCCAGTCAGCGACAGCCCAAGGCAAGCAGCACAATAATTAAAGTGTTCAAGAGAGGAAGCCTGGGGGAGGTTTTCCAGAGAAGACAGGGCGATTGAGGTGATTGCCTTTCAATCCTCTTTAGCCGCCTACATAGCTATGGGACCTTGGCCAATTCCTCGATCTTCCTCCACTTTGACTTCCTCCGTGTGGCATGAGGATGACAGGCACGTTCAGCTCAGAGTGGTTGTAGGGACTGAATAATATTATGcaggtaaagcacttagcacagggtCTCTACAGTAATGGGAAATTAACAACTGGTGTTTCTCATCTTCCATTAGACTCTGGGTTATGTGCTTCACAAATGCCTGGCTCGGAGTCAGCATGCATAAATAGCCATTGAATAAATTAGCGAATAGCCTTATGTACGAtcattccttccccctccctcaaGACACTAGCTTGGGCCCCATCCCCAAGCACCTGTATCTCTATCTCCCCAACCCCCGCACATGCTCCCCCCAGAGGTCCCATCCAACAGGCTGAACGGAGCCTGAACTCAGCACTTTCCAATCCAACAAACAGCAGCATCTGCCTCCATCTCTTATTGTACTTCGCTGTAAAATGTTTTTGCTGAATGAGTTTCTCCCCGATCCCTGGGCTCCAACCTCAGGAGTGGAAACAGCTTCCTCTCTGTGCCCCCAAATCCAGTCTCAATTAGGAGTCtaaaattcctgaccttgaatTCTTGAGCAGTGTATGCACCTTACTCCACTTCAGATGTGTGTTTTTCATTCAAAACATGGAAATCCTTTGATTCGTAACAAATGTTTTCTGACCAAGTAAATGGCTAGGTCCTGGGGCACAGAAGCAGAGGACAAGGGTACCTAATTCACAGTCCAACTAGGATGCACGTTTGCAACatctactaggtgccaggcattgtcCTCAAGTTTTATGTATATTGTAACTCACATCCTCACCACACCACTATGAGGTCAGTACTATCACTATCTACTAATTATCCCCCTCAACACTGGGGCACTTCAGAGGTTATGTAAATCAGACCCCATTGACCGAGCCCTTACTATCAAGGACTTGTACTATTACTAACCGATGACTGTCACAAGCCAGCATATG harbors:
- the TTC9B gene encoding tetratricopeptide repeat protein 9B, whose translation is MQRGALSPVLMLSAAPEPPPRPPPALSPPGPGPSPRHGSARPGPAPEPSGGLGAALDSSLRAAVAFKAEGQRCYREKKFREAIGKYHRALLQLKAAQGARPGGLPAPAPGPPSSPGPARLSEEQRRLVESTEVECYDSLTACLLQSELVNYERVREYCLKVLEKQQGNFKATYRAGIAFYHLGDYARALRYLQEARSREPTDTNVLRYIQLTQLKMSRCSLQREDSGAGARDVVG